A genomic window from Bdellovibrio sp. SKB1291214 includes:
- the gspD gene encoding type II secretion system secretin GspD: protein MKKPIKPVSIGIASLMTASQLVGTTAHAQFENFPPPPPPPDFGNADNSGFATPDAPAASGGVRGDSHSGDDGGVLNKSQRDKFAKAATEDINSKNFPQTIESFDYPNVEITELAKAMGELTGKNFIVDPGVRGKITISAPSKITVAEAYNAFLSALAINGFTVVPSGGFLKIKSARNAQRDNIEVYSGAYYPNTDQMITRIIHLKHISAAQVNRDLRILPSKDGEMNIYEPTNSIIISDYGSNIDRVMRIISQLDVPGFEEQLEVIPIKFAKAKDLADLVDKIVNKGNKTQGSAPGTFTAGVPRFSRSSGTSAQQGASFFMAIPDDRTNSIIVVGNKSGIVRIKKLISQLDFKIRAEDSGGVYVYYIKNGDAEKIAQTLSGVTKDAAPKANSGPSLLAPIGGQMQAPQEIFGGDVKITADKATNSLVITASKQDYEVVLNILNKIDIARDQVYVEAIIMEMSASDIDSWGVGYYQYGENGYGKVGFNGGINLTDMLSPTGGSGAILGFGSGKTVTITPTTGGTAITIPSLIGFINFLKQTKKANILSTPTIIALDNNEAEIEVGDQVVTSIQQSISGTSGTTTVTPTLSDASIKLHIKPFISPSSNSIRMEIKQSVAQISSVAVPKDFQNNTKPLAKRSINTMINVKNGDTAILGGLIKEDEVESVVKVPLLGDIPILGWLFKSRSTEKTKTNMVSFLTPKIIRNSGDVNQVVSKRLEDRINYIKDQGGKDPYGAKIDPIYQKAKGDASTSENVQE, encoded by the coding sequence ATGAAAAAACCCATCAAGCCCGTCAGCATAGGAATTGCTTCATTGATGACTGCTTCGCAGCTAGTAGGAACTACTGCGCACGCTCAATTTGAAAACTTCCCTCCACCTCCCCCGCCGCCAGATTTTGGCAACGCGGATAACAGCGGTTTCGCCACTCCAGATGCTCCAGCGGCTTCAGGCGGAGTTCGCGGCGATTCTCACTCAGGTGACGACGGCGGTGTCTTAAACAAAAGCCAACGTGACAAGTTTGCGAAAGCTGCCACAGAGGATATCAACAGCAAAAATTTCCCGCAGACTATTGAGTCTTTCGACTATCCGAATGTTGAAATCACGGAGCTTGCAAAAGCCATGGGCGAACTGACTGGTAAGAACTTTATCGTCGACCCTGGTGTGCGCGGTAAAATTACGATCAGCGCTCCATCGAAAATCACTGTCGCGGAAGCTTACAATGCGTTCTTGTCAGCCCTTGCAATCAACGGTTTCACAGTTGTTCCATCTGGGGGCTTCTTAAAAATCAAGTCTGCAAGAAATGCTCAACGTGATAATATCGAAGTTTATTCTGGCGCTTACTATCCAAATACAGATCAAATGATCACTCGTATTATTCACTTGAAGCACATTTCTGCCGCTCAAGTGAATCGTGATCTTCGTATCTTGCCTTCAAAAGATGGCGAGATGAATATCTACGAACCAACGAACTCTATCATCATTTCTGACTACGGCTCTAACATTGACCGCGTTATGCGCATCATCAGCCAGTTGGACGTACCGGGATTTGAAGAACAACTTGAAGTAATCCCTATCAAGTTCGCGAAAGCCAAAGACCTTGCGGACCTGGTTGATAAAATCGTCAATAAAGGTAATAAAACTCAAGGTTCTGCTCCAGGTACATTTACTGCGGGCGTTCCAAGATTCTCTCGTTCATCAGGGACTTCTGCTCAACAGGGGGCAAGTTTCTTTATGGCGATCCCTGATGACAGAACGAATTCTATTATCGTAGTTGGTAATAAATCCGGTATCGTGCGTATTAAAAAATTGATCTCTCAGTTGGATTTTAAAATCCGCGCTGAAGATTCTGGCGGCGTTTACGTTTATTACATCAAAAACGGTGACGCGGAAAAAATCGCACAAACTTTGTCTGGCGTTACTAAAGATGCCGCTCCGAAAGCAAACTCAGGTCCAAGCTTGTTAGCCCCTATCGGTGGTCAAATGCAGGCTCCTCAAGAAATTTTCGGCGGCGACGTGAAAATCACAGCTGACAAAGCAACAAACAGCTTGGTTATCACGGCGTCAAAACAAGACTATGAAGTTGTTTTGAATATCTTGAACAAAATCGACATCGCTCGTGACCAAGTTTACGTTGAAGCGATCATCATGGAGATGAGTGCTTCTGATATCGATTCTTGGGGTGTTGGTTACTATCAATACGGCGAGAATGGTTATGGTAAAGTCGGTTTCAATGGTGGAATCAATCTAACTGACATGCTGAGCCCGACTGGTGGTTCTGGTGCGATCTTGGGCTTCGGTTCAGGAAAAACTGTCACTATCACTCCGACAACGGGTGGTACAGCTATCACGATCCCTTCTTTGATCGGTTTCATCAATTTCTTGAAACAAACGAAGAAAGCCAACATCTTGTCGACTCCGACGATCATCGCTTTGGATAACAACGAAGCCGAGATCGAAGTGGGTGACCAAGTTGTAACAAGTATTCAGCAAAGCATCTCAGGTACGAGTGGAACTACAACTGTAACGCCAACACTGAGTGATGCGTCAATCAAGCTTCACATCAAACCGTTTATCAGTCCTTCTTCGAATTCCATCCGAATGGAAATTAAGCAGTCTGTTGCTCAAATTTCATCAGTGGCAGTCCCTAAAGATTTCCAGAATAATACAAAGCCTCTTGCTAAACGTTCTATCAATACGATGATCAACGTGAAAAATGGTGACACGGCGATTCTCGGCGGCTTGATTAAAGAAGATGAAGTTGAATCTGTTGTGAAAGTACCTCTTTTGGGGGACATCCCTATCCTGGGCTGGTTGTTCAAGTCCCGTTCAACAGAAAAGACAAAAACCAACATGGTTTCATTCCTAACTCCGAAAATCATTCGTAACTCAGGCGATGTGAACCAGGTTGTTTCTAAGCGTTTGGAAGATCGCATTAACTACATCAAAGACCAGGGCGGAAAAGACCCTTATGGTGCTAAGATTGATCCGATCTACCAAAAAGCTAAAGGTGATGCGTCTACTTCAGAAAATGTTCAAGAGTAG
- the gspC gene encoding type II secretion system protein GspC, protein MISRNQKNQRPPFERWYAYILFIFIGYCLADLAILSYRDRMLPQSAPPAHPKAPAVANNMSSGFYNNIASRNIFASNGLIPDALVDKNKGNTPEKEADPVPSQLPLNLIGTLVHSTPEKSIASIEIRGKNQVISYSPGKEIEGMANVVRIERQKVIFRNLNSNRLEFIEIKKEGNKVSFAASKPSVTTTGQEVKKTGDNTFAIKRTDLLKYTNDLSSILMQARAVPNREPGTGNINGFRILDMQPGSIYEQLGIQRMDVLKTVDGTLVDSPAKAMELYQNLKNNNKITLQVERNGKTETMTYNIQ, encoded by the coding sequence ACGTAACCAAAAAAATCAGCGTCCACCATTTGAACGATGGTATGCATATATTTTATTTATCTTTATTGGTTACTGCTTGGCCGACTTGGCAATTCTTTCATATCGCGATCGCATGTTGCCACAGTCTGCGCCCCCTGCTCACCCTAAAGCACCCGCTGTTGCTAACAATATGAGTTCAGGATTTTATAACAACATCGCAAGCAGAAATATTTTTGCTTCAAATGGTTTGATCCCAGATGCCTTGGTCGACAAAAACAAAGGCAACACTCCTGAGAAAGAAGCCGATCCTGTTCCTTCACAATTACCATTGAATTTGATAGGTACACTGGTGCACTCGACACCGGAAAAATCCATCGCATCCATCGAGATTCGCGGTAAAAATCAAGTCATCTCCTACTCTCCAGGTAAAGAGATTGAAGGCATGGCAAATGTCGTTCGCATCGAGAGACAAAAAGTGATCTTCCGCAATTTGAATTCAAATCGTCTTGAGTTCATCGAGATCAAAAAAGAAGGTAACAAAGTAAGCTTTGCAGCGAGCAAACCTTCTGTCACAACAACAGGACAAGAAGTTAAGAAAACTGGTGACAACACGTTCGCCATCAAACGCACGGACTTGTTGAAGTACACGAATGATTTGTCAAGCATCTTGATGCAAGCCCGTGCGGTTCCAAATCGTGAACCAGGCACAGGGAACATCAATGGCTTCCGTATTTTAGATATGCAACCTGGCAGTATTTACGAACAACTCGGCATCCAACGCATGGACGTTCTAAAAACTGTGGATGGCACCTTAGTAGACAGCCCCGCTAAGGCCATGGAGTTGTACCAAAACTTGAAGAACAACAACAAGATCACTCTTCAAGTTGAGCGCAACGGCAAAACTGAAACTATGACTTATAATATTCAATAA